A stretch of DNA from Elephas maximus indicus isolate mEleMax1 chromosome 21, mEleMax1 primary haplotype, whole genome shotgun sequence:
CTTGCCACAGGAGCAACGCCGACCAAGAAGGTAATCGATTCTTCTGCTTTTCCCCCATGTCCATTGATAATATGCTATCAATATTATCAATTTatcaataaaagaaaggaaagattagGTAATTTCAAAACTTCATCATCATATATAAAGTTTCATTTGATGTGGGTGGAGATGGGCCATAAAGTATGCCCATCTGCAAGTAAGAAACAGAAGATGGAAAATTTCTTAGGAAAGTCATTAAATAAAATTCTAAGTTTTATAAAGGAGAAATGTTAAAAAGCCATTCAGCTCTCTTCTGGTTGGAGAGATCATAAAAGGTAAGGTGTAAAAATGCATGGAGTAAGGTAACATTTTATACATGTGCAGGGTGATATTATGCTTATGACTAGAAATATAATTAGCAAGGTGAATCTGCTGCTACTGGGATAATGATATCCCAAAATCAAATAGAAATTACTTTTGTATATCTACATTGCTGTTCTCATCCATTCACACAGCTAATCACAAAATTATAAACATAAGTCCATGTCAGCAAATTGGTTTCAAGTCATAcaattaccaaaaaagtgaacacAATATTTTGATATTAGATAGCTTTTCATTTATGTAGACCAGGAAAAATTGATTTCTGTGTGAACTGTCAACTAAAATTCTTGGTGTCAAAGTTTAGTACAGTGAttctcagaatcacctggaaggttTGTTAAAACAGGTGGCTGGGACCCACCTGTAGAGTTTCTGATTcattaggtctggggtggggctcaAGGATGGACATTTCTAACAAGTAtttaggtgatgctgatgctggtcCTCTGCAAACCACATTTTTAGAACCATTGctttggtaggaaaaaaaattggcccaTGTCAGAAAATCTGGGTTCTAGTCCTCGTACTAGTTATATGAAATAGTGCAGTTCTACCTTGCCTTAGTTAGATGGTGATACTTGCCCTTCATACCTCACAGGATTCTTAGAAGAATGAAAATACAGGGGCATACATTGAAAGTAATTTGAAAAAGCTAACTTCAGTATGAAATATCCAGGATCACAGCACTTGAAAGATTCTTCAATAGTcagaaaaagataattttaaaattgagAGCTAAGAATATTTTTGGGTTCATCTACTatagcagcggttaagagctcgaatgctaaccaaaaagtcagcagttcaaatccagcggctccttggaaacccagcggagcagttctgctccgtcctacagggtcgctatgagtcaaaattgactcaacagcaatgtgtttgggttttttggactaTTGTTTTATGCTTAAAATACACCACTTTACAAGTCGGTGAATGACTTTTACTCAGCTCATTTTTGGTTAATTTACACAAGGAGCTACAAGGCTTTTCATTTACTATTACTAAACTTTTCTGTCCAGCTAACTACAGGTAGGCCCTGACTTAGGACGTATTCCAGTTACCACAAACCACAATTACGACCgtcccttcttttctcttttgtaaatcttatcattagtaacatgtactacatacaacATCGCAGCACATGATTTGCTGGTTATCATTCTCAGGCCAACACCGGAAGATAAATAAATATGagatttataaagatgctgataataaaagggAGTAATAATGAAAgctaagaaataaatttaaaatgaggCGTTCGACTCACGTCAGGACAAACTTAGGACAGAGTTGATGGAATGGAACCTTGCCATAAGTCGGGAACTACCTGTACTTGATCCCATCTAAAACCTTTTATTAGTCAACAAATTGGTTTAAGATGGCAGCCTTGAGGTTGACTTCTGCTACTAGTTTTTTTGTGTGCGTGTAGTAAAAATCTATTAAATTCTAAATTCCGCTTCAGATTTCTTGTGGTAAAAATCTGATGGGAGATTTAGAATTTAATAGATTGAAGTGTTACTAATTTTTAGGATTTCATTTAGTTTTATTAAACTCTGTCAAACTCCATTTCTTAAATGAAAATATTCCTTACACAATGGTGATAATTCCAGGAAACAGCTTGGCTTTGAACAGTATTTTTACTGAAAAGTGTGATTAATTTCAGCAAACCCATTATGAAGGTGTCTTTAAAAAAGTTATGTGTATATTTCATAGCAATACATTTTATGATTGTGTTTTCTTACTTTGGGCAGCAGAGCAGTTCGCTGAAATTGCAGTAACAGATCATCTCACATCCCTTCCCATCCCAGAAATGATTCTGGACGTTCACATCCATCTGTGTCAGGTCAGCTACTCCTTCCGGAAGGTTGTGGCAGTTGCCATCTCTGAGTATCTTTCTGTAGCAAGACAGGCGATTTACAGGCATGGCTTGGACTCCTAGCAGTAGAGTTAGCCCAACAGTGACCACAAGTGCCATAAATTTCATTTTGGCTTTTGGCCCTgggatggaagaaaaaacaaaatgtgtcATTATttgttttgctaaaaaaaaaaaaaaggaatccatCTGAACATAAGGTTCTATAGCACTCTCATAAACTCTTGGatagaaagaatgggaatttgtcttttctattctcttctttgaACGTATTTCTCAAAGTGTAGTCTTATGACCACCTACAATAAAAACCACCTGGAATATTTGTTAAAAATCACATGCCTAAACTCCATGaagaaatattaaataagaaatgctgtggggcagaaGAACCAGAATCTGCATATAATAAGgacccaagtgatttttttttttttttgtatattcagtAGAGAGTAACTGCTTTGTAAGGTGGTATAACTCAGGTAAATTTCTAGAACAAATAGAATTGTTGAGTACAGTGGTTCTTGAGCTTGCATATCTTacatcctaacaacaacattgtcaaAGAACCTGGGTCCCACCTTGACAGAAACAAAAATCCCATTTATACTGACATTGACAGATGATAGTCTATAGATATAGTTCACCTAAGTTTCAAAAAAACTCCCAGAATAATTTTTAAGAGCCTCCCTTTTTGGGCAAATTTTTAGTAATGTGAATTTTTACCCCATATAGACTTCTTTATTTTGAAAACAGAGGTTCACATTCCCCCTAATAATCATCTGCCTTGTTCTTGAACACCTGTCATAATGGGAAACCCATTATTTGACTGAGTCAATATATTCCATTGATATAGTTCTAATGTTTTCAttactgtaaaatattttctgtagCTTCCTCCCACTGGTCCTAGTTTAAACCTTTGGGGTTGTCCAAACAAGTCTAATTCCTCTTCCAGGAGACAACTCTTCAGGTATAGTATTTGTTAACTATGGGATATTCATTAACTGTTTAATCAGATCTGTCTGGCTTCCATATTTGACATGAATAAATCAGAGGCTcttacagaaaaggaagaatagCAAAAtagtgaatcagaatccacagCCATTCAGATTTCATCTGTTGACAGGCCACAACACATCTTCCCTACTATGGAatattaaaaagaggaaaagacagatgAATATTATGCTTTGAAAGGAAAGAATATTTTTGGCAGTAAATTTTAACATGAAGTTTTCAGTGGTTAAACACATTTCAAGTGAATC
This window harbors:
- the SCRG1 gene encoding scrapie-responsive protein 1, which translates into the protein MKFMALVVTVGLTLLLGVQAMPVNRLSCYRKILRDGNCHNLPEGVADLTQMDVNVQNHFWDGKGCEMICYCNFSELLCCPKDVFFGPKISFVIPCNNQ